In Candidatus Manganitrophus morganii, the genomic window CGGGAAGAGGGAGATGATGTTGGCTAAAGAGAGGGAGTGGAGCACGGTCTTGTCTTGGTGATTGTAATGGCGAAGCCGCGCGTTCATCAGCTCGATCTGCGCCCCGGGTGTGTAACCGGTTTCATCATCGAGCAGATCTTGGTAGGCCGGCCGAATCGACAGCTCTTCGAACGGTTCTCCCTCCCGCCAGCCGAGGCCGAGGCCGAGGCGCGCCGTCTCATGCCCCTGCTCGGGGGGGACCGTCGTCGGCTCGAATCGGACCGCCGGACTCTGCACCCGCAGCCCGCTTCGGCGGGCGAGCAATAATCGCTGCTTTTTCTTGATCGCTTCGGGACCGGTCTCTTCCTTCGCCGTCTGATAACGAGTGTAATCGTAAGCGATGTCGAGAAGAAATGCCTGCCGGTCGATCGGGAGGGTATTGAACGGCTCGGATTCGATCGCTGCCGAGGTATCTCGATCGATCTCTGTCAAAAGCTGACGCTCCTCGGATGAAAGATGGTCTCTTTTTTGACGGATCTGGGTTCCGCGCGCGGGGCGGTAGGTGATCTCGCCGACGAGCCCCGGCACCGATGCGATCAGGCGAACGGTATCGGCGGGAATCGTCCAGAACCAGAAGGAGTCGGTCAGGTGAAGATCGGGATCGGCGACCTCCAGCAGGGGAAGCAGTTGATAGGAGCAGTTCTGCTTGAAGAAGTAATAAGTGAAGGCGGTATTGCCGAGCTCCCAGGCGTGCATCAGCATTCGCCGGATCTGCTCCTCGGTGAGGTTCAACCGATATTCCCAAATGTCTCGGTTTTCCATATCGCTGTATTTCCGGACCTGGAGGTAATAGGGAATCGTCGAAAAATTTCCCTTGAAGCCCCCGGTAATTCCAAGCACCGCAAAGAGAACACCGTTATCGGTCGTCACGGTGGCGGCGTAGTTGACGGTGTAGTCGAGAATCTCTGTCTGTTCCGTCTGGTCCTTCTGGTCGATCCGAAGAAGGGTGTGGCCGAACATCGATGAGGGATTGTTCATGTAGGCCGATGGGAAAATCAGGGTCATCGATTGAGGGTTGAGCGCCGCATACCAGGCATCGAACCGGCCGCATTGCTGTTCCGGGAGGCGCTTCGGATCGATGCCGAGCTCCGTCTTAAGCCAATGGTACCGGGCGATGAAGGCGCACTGCGCCGGCTGCTTTGATGTGGCGACGAGCTCCTCACTAAAAAAAGCGGCAAGGGTGGCCTCCAGCTCGGCCTGGGGGTTCGTTTTCCCGTCAGGTGCCAGGAAGAAGCCGGCCGGATCGGCCTCGCTGTCTACGCCGCCGAGCAGGGTGGGCCGATAATGAAGGAGAAGATGCCAGTAGCGCTGCCGGGAAAGTTCTTTCTGGCGCGAGGTTTCAATCAGCTCTTGCAGATAGCCCTGAGCATCTCCAGCAAAAGCAGGTGTCGCCCAGATCAGGAGGAGAAAAAACAAAAGGAACGTCGTTCCTTTCCGAAGAAGCGGAGATCGGCGATCGAAAAGAAATAATTTGATTGGTTTCAAAGCGAAGGAGAAAGTTGAGGCGAAAGACAGCATCGGCCCTGCTCGGCCCCCGACCGAAGCCGGGGGCCGAAGAGAGATTAGTGACTTGAAACGAACGTGGAAAGATTTGGATGGGTTGACATCTCTTGGTTGAGCGCAACCAGCATCTCCCCGGAGGTCGTCTTCTCCGTGGGGAAAATCGCGGTATATTTCGCCTGGGTCAATGTAAAGAAGTCGGTTTGATGCTCTGCAGGGATGCCGAGAAGCGCGGCCAATGAAGCGAGGTGCTCCCCTTGACCCTGGGCCATCTCTTGAGAAAGGTTATCCAGATTCGCGCTGGCGAAGACATTGACTTTCTCTTCGTTTTTTACGACGCCGTCCTGTGTGCAGCCTAAGGTGCCTGTTGAAATTCCGAACGTCTGGTTGCCGAGTGTTCCGTTCGTTGTTGCGGCGAGCACCTGCGGGACGACCCCTTTCTGTCCCTTAAAGATCATGGTCCCGACGCCGCAACCCGGCCCCGAGGCTTGAGCAAAACTCTGAGAGACAGGAAGTAAAGCGAACACAACCGCTGCATAGAGCAATCTTTTCATTAGTGATTCTCCTTTTTGGGTTGGTGAACTAGGTATGACTGATCTGTGTTCACTGGATCCGGACCGAGAGAGCCTGGTCCGCATTTCTGCTACAGGGTGCACCTAAAAAGTTATCATTTGCGGGATGAATGTGTCAAGGGAAATGGAGAGATGACGCACGAAGTCTTATTTGACTGGAAACGAAATTTTGCTCGGGTCTATCCCCTTACAAGCTATCTCTTCAGCGTAGAATAAGCGGCCGGATAGGCGCCGTTGCCGCTTCCGTTTCCGTGTCCGTTGCCGTTTCCATTGAGCCCCTTCCGGTTCGTGCACTGAACCACCTTCCAATAGTTGAGCGGCTTGACGCTTCTCTTTTTTTCCACGACCAGCGGTTTCCCGCTCAAGAGGCTGCTCAAATCGAGGTCGGCCTGGAAGCCGATCTTCTTGGTAAAGGGGGAGATGGCTTTCTCACAGCTTGAGATGAAGGGGTTCATGTTTTTGAAGTGATTGAGGAGGACGATCTTTCCCCCCACCTTACAGACGCGAATCATCTCCGCGATGACCTGATGGGGATCGGGCACGGCCGAGATCACATAAGCGGCGAAGACGGAGTCGAAGGAGTTGTCGGGAAAGTTCATCTTCATCGCATCCATCTTCATCAGCTGGATATGCGAGAGCTGATACTGGCCGACGCGCTGCCGCCCCTTCTCCAGCATCGGCTCGCAGAAGTCGATCCCGATCACTTTGCAGTTTCTGGGGTAATAAGGAAGAGAGAGGCCGGTGCCGACCCCCACTTCAAGAATGGTCTCTCCTCCCCGGATATTTAAGAGCTGGATTGCATCCGCGCGGGATTGGTGGAAGAGCTTTCCAAAAACCAGATCATAAAACCCCGAGAAGACGGTATAAGCCCGCTCGATACTTTTCGCATCCATAACAGGATTCTCCTATTGACGTGCCGCACAACGCGTGATACCAGATGGAGATTTCATTCGAGACGTCTGATGGATTTTAAAAAAAAAGATCAAAAGAATCAAGATAATTGTAACAGAGATCACTTTCAGAAGGAAGCTGTTTTAAACCGAAAGGGGCTGACCGCGATATCGATGCTGAAAACACCCCTAGAACGAGACGGTAAAAAAGGGATTGTGCTGTTGCTCCTCCTCGACCGTGGTGGCCGGCCCATGGCCCGGAAAGAGACGGGTCTCGTTTGGAAGAGAAAGGATCTCCTCCCGGACCGACCGAAGCAGAACAGGATAGGTCGAGGTCGATTGGGCCCGGCCGAGCGATCCGGCGAAGAGGGCGTCGCCGACAAAGGCGATCGGTATTTCCAGACCGTTCATCGGCTCAATGAAGAAGGTGGTTCCGCCGGGGGTATGGCCGGGGCTCCGCCGGTGGCGGATGCAAAATCGCCCGACCGGGATCTCCCCTCCCTCTTTAAGAAAAGCGACCCCTCCAGGCGGTCGGCCCCCGCCCGAGAATTCATCCGAATGGAGATAGATCGGCGCGCCCGTCGCGGTGTGGATCCGATCGGCCCCGCCGACATGGTCGGCGTGTGTATGCGTGATGCAGAGAGCGACTAATCGGATCTTCTCTTTTTTGATCTCCGCCAAGACCTGGTCGGGACTGTAGCCGGTATCGAAGAGGGCCCCCTCTCCCGTGGCGGGATCGACGAAGAGATACCCATTGACCGGATAAGTTCCGATTTTGCCGTCGATCCATCGGACCATCGGAATCTTCTCGCGCGACCGGGGTTCCCATTCCGAGCGCGCAATGGCGGCCAGCTTACGCGCATCCAGCGAAAGGGCGGCGGAGAGGCGCTCGATCTCGTCGGCACTCGGGTCGGCTCCCTCTTCCAAGGCGCCGACCCGAGCGCCCGTCATTTGCGTCTTTTGCGCCAGTTCGTCCGGAGACCATCCCTTTCCGAAGCGGGCTTTGCCGATAATATCTGAAAAGGTATCTTCGAGCACCTGTTTTCCTCTTTGATCGAAGATACAGGAGACTCTACCCGTGTGTCAATGACTGATAAAGGAAGAGAAGTGGATGATTTACAGTTGAAATTTGGTTTTTTTTCAAATACACTCCCTGAATCATCCTTCGGAGGTGACCATGCAGGTTGTCGATAAGACATTATCGATCGTACTGGCCGGCGGGGTTGGCTCCCGCCTTCATCCCCTGACGGCCGATCGGGCCAAACCGGCGGTTCCCTTCGGCGGGATTTACCGGATCATCGATTTTACCCTCTCGAACTGCCTTCACTCGGGTCTTCGACGCATCCTGATTCTCACCCAATACAAATCACATTCGCTTCACAAACATCTTCGAGACGGCTGGTCGATC contains:
- a CDS encoding DUF4105 domain-containing protein — its product is MFFLLLIWATPAFAGDAQGYLQELIETSRQKELSRQRYWHLLLHYRPTLLGGVDSEADPAGFFLAPDGKTNPQAELEATLAAFFSEELVATSKQPAQCAFIARYHWLKTELGIDPKRLPEQQCGRFDAWYAALNPQSMTLIFPSAYMNNPSSMFGHTLLRIDQKDQTEQTEILDYTVNYAATVTTDNGVLFAVLGITGGFKGNFSTIPYYLQVRKYSDMENRDIWEYRLNLTEEQIRRMLMHAWELGNTAFTYYFFKQNCSYQLLPLLEVADPDLHLTDSFWFWTIPADTVRLIASVPGLVGEITYRPARGTQIRQKRDHLSSEERQLLTEIDRDTSAAIESEPFNTLPIDRQAFLLDIAYDYTRYQTAKEETGPEAIKKKQRLLLARRSGLRVQSPAVRFEPTTVPPEQGHETARLGLGLGWREGEPFEELSIRPAYQDLLDDETGYTPGAQIELMNARLRHYNHQDKTVLHSLSLANIISLFPLDPLFKKPSWKVSVGLETLTGGPCRNCRYFALNAGTGSALEAHLLQRELIYFFIEVDGNYGGFFDPNYRAGIGGTIGVLADLASRWKAHLFATYLSYPLGDRSHDLKMSLQQRVTLQKDLALRVELNRRQEFDRRDFLNEALVTVHFYF
- a CDS encoding DUF3015 domain-containing protein, which codes for MKRLLYAAVVFALLPVSQSFAQASGPGCGVGTMIFKGQKGVVPQVLAATTNGTLGNQTFGISTGTLGCTQDGVVKNEEKVNVFASANLDNLSQEMAQGQGEHLASLAALLGIPAEHQTDFFTLTQAKYTAIFPTEKTTSGEMLVALNQEMSTHPNLSTFVSSH
- a CDS encoding methyltransferase domain-containing protein is translated as MDAKSIERAYTVFSGFYDLVFGKLFHQSRADAIQLLNIRGGETILEVGVGTGLSLPYYPRNCKVIGIDFCEPMLEKGRQRVGQYQLSHIQLMKMDAMKMNFPDNSFDSVFAAYVISAVPDPHQVIAEMIRVCKVGGKIVLLNHFKNMNPFISSCEKAISPFTKKIGFQADLDLSSLLSGKPLVVEKKRSVKPLNYWKVVQCTNRKGLNGNGNGHGNGSGNGAYPAAYSTLKR
- a CDS encoding MBL fold metallo-hydrolase — encoded protein: MLEDTFSDIIGKARFGKGWSPDELAQKTQMTGARVGALEEGADPSADEIERLSAALSLDARKLAAIARSEWEPRSREKIPMVRWIDGKIGTYPVNGYLFVDPATGEGALFDTGYSPDQVLAEIKKEKIRLVALCITHTHADHVGGADRIHTATGAPIYLHSDEFSGGGRPPGGVAFLKEGGEIPVGRFCIRHRRSPGHTPGGTTFFIEPMNGLEIPIAFVGDALFAGSLGRAQSTSTYPVLLRSVREEILSLPNETRLFPGHGPATTVEEEQQHNPFFTVSF